In a genomic window of Chloroflexota bacterium:
- a CDS encoding DUF362 domain-containing protein yields MSNITRREFLRRLAAAGFGTLAGAWYLSACRRQEMPVPTMPPPTDIPLPPTAVARETAVPTATPSAEYPYLAVARGGEPEELVRRAITALGGMERFVRRGDDVVIKPNICVAYHTYEYAVTTNPWVVAALVRLCLEAGARRVRVMDYPFGGGPEEAYVRSGIQEQVLAAGGQIEIMAKFKFVKTDIPQGLDLRSWDIYDDILKADALINVPIAKDHSLARLALGMKNLMGTILNRPAMHTNLGQRLADLTSRIRPALTVVDAVRILVANGPTGGSLNDVRKLDTVIASTDIVATDSYAATLFGLQPDDLAYVRAGTAMGLGRSDLGNLKIEEIAVGG; encoded by the coding sequence ATGTCAAACATTACCCGCCGAGAGTTCCTACGCCGGCTGGCAGCCGCGGGGTTCGGCACATTGGCCGGGGCCTGGTACCTGAGCGCCTGCCGGCGGCAGGAAATGCCCGTGCCCACGATGCCACCGCCGACAGACATCCCGTTGCCCCCTACCGCCGTTGCGCGCGAGACCGCTGTGCCCACCGCAACCCCGTCGGCGGAATACCCCTACCTGGCGGTGGCGCGAGGCGGCGAGCCGGAGGAATTGGTGCGACGAGCGATAACCGCACTGGGGGGTATGGAGCGCTTCGTGCGCCGCGGTGACGATGTGGTCATCAAGCCCAACATCTGCGTCGCCTATCACACCTACGAATACGCGGTGACCACCAACCCCTGGGTCGTGGCCGCGCTGGTCAGGCTTTGCTTGGAGGCGGGCGCGCGCCGGGTGCGGGTGATGGATTACCCGTTTGGCGGTGGTCCGGAGGAAGCCTACGTGCGCAGCGGGATCCAGGAGCAGGTGTTGGCAGCGGGCGGTCAGATCGAGATCATGGCGAAGTTCAAGTTCGTCAAGACCGACATCCCCCAGGGGTTAGACCTGCGCAGTTGGGATATCTATGACGATATCCTGAAGGCCGACGCCCTAATCAACGTGCCCATTGCCAAGGACCACAGTCTGGCCCGGCTCGCCTTGGGCATGAAGAACCTGATGGGCACGATCCTCAACCGGCCGGCGATGCACACCAACCTGGGCCAGCGGCTGGCCGACCTCACCAGCCGCATCCGCCCGGCACTGACTGTCGTGGATGCGGTGCGTATCTTAGTGGCCAACGGGCCTACGGGCGGCAGCCTGAATGATGTGAGGAAACTGGACACGGTGATCGCCAGCACTGACATCGTGGCCACCGACAGTTACGCCGCCACGTTATTCGGCCTACAGCCCGACGATCTGGCCTACGTCCGGGCGGGGACGGCGATGGGACTGGGGCGAAGCGATCTGGGCAACCTGAAGATCGAGGAGATCGCCGTTGGCGGCTGA
- a CDS encoding glucosyl-3-phosphoglycerate synthase, with product MAKRKKRRLFRILIPVENRQDGENLLRLAAALLKDREGQVTLVGVVEVPGEQPLSAGAFEAQERRRVLRELEQAYRHLPLWVKARVRVAHAPWPEILALIPKERIDLLLLPWRSEASDQVLGQSIDALLQETPCDVALVRGHLTGIDRILLPVRSRSPHVDLALRIADALAEAEDAEITLFHAVEEGAGDEEQTLSQFLPLLRGRPRITGRVAVVEQVPESILHEASGHEVIVIGASIRMTPPAPETRLGPIGARLAALTHQALILVRSRRGMEVATKQALQPGPLPMPISTSISVLVDKWFAENTFDSAEFADLRWLLEQKRKQGLTISLGLPALNEEETVGTVIRTIRSALMEEVPLLDEMVLIDSGSTDRTVEIAQEMGIPVYFHSQILPQHGTYQGKGEALWKSLYVLRGDIIVWIDTDIKNIHPRFVYGLIGPLLRSRRIQYVKGFYRRPLREAGKIQASGGGRVTELVARPLLNLFWPELSGLIQPLAGEYAGRRRALERLPFFTGYGVEIGLLIDLLERFGLHSIAQVDLRMRIHHNQPLLALSKMSFSIIQVLLQRLEDRHKIRLLEEFSRSMKLIRYGARHYYLEVEEIRDHERPPMMEIPEYREKFEPLA from the coding sequence GTGGCGAAGAGGAAGAAACGACGGCTGTTCCGCATCTTGATCCCCGTCGAGAACCGCCAAGATGGGGAAAACTTGCTGCGCCTTGCCGCCGCACTATTGAAAGACCGCGAGGGCCAGGTGACCCTCGTCGGTGTGGTCGAGGTCCCTGGCGAACAGCCACTGAGCGCGGGGGCGTTCGAGGCTCAAGAGAGGCGCCGGGTCCTGCGCGAACTAGAGCAGGCCTATCGTCATCTCCCCCTGTGGGTGAAGGCTCGGGTGCGCGTGGCTCACGCTCCCTGGCCCGAGATCCTGGCCCTCATTCCCAAGGAGCGAATTGACCTGCTTCTCCTGCCTTGGCGATCTGAGGCATCCGATCAAGTGTTGGGCCAGTCGATCGATGCCTTGCTACAGGAGACCCCCTGCGATGTGGCTCTGGTGCGTGGCCATCTGACAGGGATTGATCGCATCCTATTGCCTGTCCGGAGCAGGTCGCCCCACGTGGACTTGGCCCTGCGCATTGCCGATGCCCTGGCCGAGGCAGAAGACGCCGAGATCACCCTGTTTCACGCTGTTGAGGAAGGGGCGGGGGATGAGGAGCAGACGCTAAGCCAGTTTCTGCCGCTCTTGCGCGGGAGACCTCGCATCACCGGCCGGGTGGCCGTTGTGGAACAGGTGCCAGAGAGCATCCTGCACGAGGCCAGTGGTCACGAGGTAATCGTGATCGGGGCCTCTATCCGTATGACACCGCCAGCGCCGGAGACGCGGCTGGGACCGATCGGCGCCCGATTGGCGGCGTTGACCCATCAGGCGCTCATCTTGGTGCGCAGCCGTCGGGGTATGGAAGTGGCGACCAAACAGGCCCTGCAGCCAGGCCCACTGCCTATGCCCATCTCCACTTCCATCTCGGTGTTGGTGGATAAGTGGTTTGCCGAGAACACCTTCGACAGCGCCGAGTTCGCTGACCTGCGATGGCTACTGGAGCAGAAGCGGAAACAAGGGCTGACCATCAGCCTGGGGCTGCCAGCCCTGAACGAAGAGGAGACGGTCGGGACCGTCATCCGGACCATCCGCTCTGCCTTGATGGAGGAGGTGCCCCTCCTGGACGAGATGGTCCTCATAGATAGCGGTTCAACGGACCGCACCGTGGAGATCGCGCAGGAGATGGGCATCCCCGTGTACTTCCACTCACAGATATTGCCCCAGCACGGCACATACCAGGGCAAGGGCGAGGCTCTGTGGAAGAGCCTGTACGTGCTGCGCGGAGACATCATCGTCTGGATAGACACTGACATCAAAAACATCCACCCCCGCTTCGTGTACGGCCTGATCGGGCCCCTATTGCGCTCACGTCGCATCCAGTATGTCAAGGGCTTCTATCGGCGTCCTCTCCGAGAGGCTGGGAAAATCCAAGCCAGTGGGGGAGGGCGCGTTACCGAACTGGTGGCCCGTCCCCTGTTAAACCTGTTCTGGCCGGAACTGTCGGGCCTGATCCAGCCTCTGGCTGGGGAGTACGCCGGCCGACGCCGGGCGCTGGAGCGCTTGCCCTTCTTCACCGGCTACGGCGTGGAGATCGGCCTGCTGATTGACCTTTTGGAAAGGTTCGGCCTCCATTCCATCGCTCAGGTAGATCTCCGGATGCGAATTCACCACAATCAGCCTTTGCTCGCGCTGAGCAAAATGTCTTTCTCCATCATCCAGGTACTCTTACAGCGGCTGGAGGACCGGCATAAGATCAGATTGCTGGAGGAGTTCAGCAGGAGCATGAAACTGATCCGCTATGGGGCCCGTCACTACTACCTGGAAGTGGAGGAAATCCGCGATCACGAGCGGCCGCCGATGATGGAGATACCCGAATACCGGGAGAAATTCGAGCCCTTGGCTTAG
- a CDS encoding 4Fe-4S binding protein — translation MAAETRRKVGRPRRRWTMLRRVVQYGALFAFVVLFVETRRGGWPGTVVNLPMRLDPLAMLAHLLSSRTFLAGSALALVTVALTLVCGRAWCGWLCPLGTLLDLFPLRRWRGRSRLPDSWRRAKYLLLLTILAAAVLTNLTLLISDPLTIVFRTLSASLWPALDRLITAAEATLYQIRALRPAVLAFDALIRPRLFPPQPVSYRYALWYAGALVAVIALNLVGQRFWCRYLCPLGALLGLLSKAGVLRREVNERCNQCGACARVCPTSTIRPEKGYASDPGECTMCLECLTVCPQRAVGFPAHLSLAEWNHYDPSRREALIALGVAAAGFSIFRSGLFAMRDHPWLIRPPGARENNLLSKCIRCGQCIRACPTGAIQPAIGEAGLEGLWTPVLVPRLGYCDYSCNACGQVCPVQAIPPLSLPEKRQQVIGKAHVDPDRCIACGVCEEMCPVPNKAVRLEWVGMQYGDGTTVRVQRPRVFRGRCIGCGVCEYYCPVDGEAAIRVYAP, via the coding sequence TTGGCGGCTGAGACGAGGCGCAAAGTGGGACGGCCGCGTCGCCGTTGGACAATGCTGCGTCGAGTGGTCCAGTACGGGGCGCTGTTTGCCTTTGTGGTGTTGTTTGTGGAGACCCGGCGGGGCGGGTGGCCTGGCACAGTGGTCAATCTCCCCATGCGGTTGGACCCGCTGGCGATGTTGGCTCATCTGCTATCCAGCCGCACTTTCCTGGCCGGCTCGGCGCTGGCGTTGGTCACCGTGGCCCTGACCCTGGTCTGTGGCCGGGCCTGGTGTGGGTGGCTTTGCCCCCTGGGGACGTTGCTGGACCTGTTTCCCTTGCGCCGCTGGCGTGGGAGGAGCCGGTTACCAGACTCCTGGCGCCGGGCGAAGTATCTCCTGCTGCTGACCATCCTCGCTGCCGCAGTCCTCACCAACCTGACCCTGCTGATTTCGGATCCCCTGACCATCGTGTTCCGCACCCTGTCGGCCAGCCTGTGGCCAGCGCTGGACCGGCTGATTACGGCTGCTGAGGCCACCCTGTACCAGATCCGGGCGCTTCGTCCCGCTGTATTGGCCTTCGATGCCCTGATACGGCCACGCTTGTTCCCACCACAGCCCGTTTCCTATCGCTACGCTCTATGGTATGCAGGCGCGCTTGTTGCTGTGATCGCGCTGAATCTGGTGGGCCAACGGTTCTGGTGTCGCTACCTTTGTCCTCTCGGGGCGCTGCTCGGGCTGCTGAGCAAGGCCGGCGTCCTGCGCCGGGAGGTGAACGAGCGGTGTAATCAGTGCGGTGCCTGCGCGCGTGTCTGCCCGACCAGCACCATCCGGCCCGAAAAGGGATATGCCAGCGACCCCGGTGAATGCACGATGTGCCTGGAATGCCTGACCGTCTGCCCGCAGAGGGCCGTCGGGTTCCCAGCCCACCTGTCGCTGGCCGAGTGGAACCACTACGATCCCAGCCGGCGGGAGGCGCTCATCGCCCTTGGCGTAGCCGCAGCTGGCTTCAGCATATTCCGCAGTGGCCTGTTCGCCATGCGCGACCACCCCTGGCTCATCCGCCCGCCTGGGGCTCGAGAGAACAACCTGCTCTCCAAATGCATCCGCTGCGGGCAATGTATCCGTGCCTGCCCGACGGGCGCTATTCAGCCGGCCATCGGCGAAGCGGGTCTCGAAGGGCTATGGACGCCGGTGCTGGTGCCAAGGTTGGGATATTGCGATTATTCGTGTAACGCCTGTGGCCAGGTGTGCCCGGTGCAGGCTATCCCGCCGCTGAGCCTGCCGGAGAAGCGACAGCAGGTCATTGGCAAGGCGCACGTGGACCCGGATCGCTGCATCGCATGCGGCGTCTGCGAGGAGATGTGCCCGGTACCCAACAAGGCGGTCAGGTTGGAATGGGTCGGGATGCAGTATGGCGACGGCACTACAGTGAGGGTGCAGCGCCCTCGCGTGTTCCGCGGGCGGTGCATCGGGTGCGGCGTCTGCGAGTACTATTGTCCGGTGGACGGTGAGGCTGCCATTCGGGTGTATGCGCCATAA